GTTGCATAATAACACGCAACAGCGAGGAACAAAAGAGAGGACATTTCTCACATGTTTCACATTCCCACGGCAGGGTAACCACAAGCGGCACAACCTTTCTAACATTTCTGTTAAAGGAGGGACACTTCCAATTATTTAAAAGGCctcagtcattttgtgtttttctctgtcacagATTCTACAGACAATGCAAGTGTGAGCTTTGTGAAATACAAGGGTGACTACTATGTCAGCACGGAAACTAATTTCATGCACAGAGTGAACCCAGAGAACGTGGAAACACTGGGACAGGTACCATCATGATCATGGTGTAATAGATGTTAAaagggatgtcccgatcaagTTTTTTCACCCCCGATCCTGATGTGatacttttatttatgtgtataaTACAGGTGCACAATACACACTTCATGTACTTCAATGTTCTTAAAATTGATCCAGCAAGTATGCTTGACAGTTcaatagctctgcaatgcaatacaagaaaaaaaaatcagcatccaaacagttcctaaggtttttttaaatagtatttttataaaaataaagtaaacaaattagAAATAATTTTATGCTGCTCTTATCACAatcccacttttttttcaacaaaataaagttataaaaacTTCAATGTGTCTTCAGAAATATTTCTCAAATCAGGATTGCGATAAAAGTTTTGAACactataaatgagtaatataatcacaattccacttcaaaGTAGCGTTACAGCTAAACTTTAACATTCCCcgtcacaacaaataaaaattggtCACAATTATGCTTATTACAGCATTTTAGTAAAAGAAgttcacttaaaataaaaaaaaaaaaaaaaaaaattcagttccTCCTTAAAGTGGTGTAGCACTTTAAGATGAAtatgaaataaatcagtttctATTTATTGGAGTaacagcattacaataaaacctaaATATATGCAGCATATATATATTGCTCTCTGTTTATGACACCTATGTGATGGCGGACGTGAACAAACACACGCTCAAAATAACTGTTGCCGATCAACTAAAAAATGGGTTGATCGGGCCTAATACCGTTCCTTCCAATgtgatcgggacatccctagatgttattattaatactgGGGTCTTCAGTGAGATGTTCTTCTGTCTTAGCTATATCAGCCACAGTCATCATCTTACAGTCTTTCTCCGCTATGTTTTGTAGGTCGACTGGAGCAAGTTCATTGCTGTAAATGGAGCCACCGCTCACCCACATTCTGACCCTGACGGTACCACATACAACATGGGCAACTCCTATGGAAGCAAAGGTTAGTCTTGTCATCCACAAGacccactttaaaaaagtatttcacctGAGGCTcaccttaaaatgttttacacagGTAGCCAGATGGGGCCGCTGAAAATCTTGAGGTGACACACCCAAACTAAAAAGCCATAACCGAATTTCAGGAATTCAATTATGCTGTCGATGTATATGTCAGTATGAGAGTTAACATGCTGATGTAATTTGatctgttattttacagttaatatagTTTACTATCTGATGTGCATAGATGAATACTGGTAGAGTTAACATTTTAAGTTTCGCAGCAATCCCGTTTTAATGCGTCATTTTTCAATACATGCTAGGTGattcattgtattttaaatagGCTGTCCTTTtctaaaataagagaaataaacAGCTTTAATATAAAGTAGTGTATTGATTGTAAGAACCAAAGATTTACTGGGAACAAGCCTTCTCAAATTAATGGGAGACTCGTTGGTACCCATAGAACCTATTTTCATTCGAGTATCTTGAGTTCAAGGGACCCCTTCgaaaatggccatgccagttGTTTCCTTAGCAAAATTGTGCCtaatttggagcattatttaaaCCTGATCTCCTTAAGCAATGCCAACATGGTTTGTACTATTGGATGCCTTAAATTGTCTAGTTTCACAAGACACCAACTTTGTGCTAGTTAACAAAAGGTAGAAAGCCTACatttaccagaatgcactgtgtgGCAGCATACCAATAAACTCTTCCACTGACTTCATGAGAGGTTGTCAGTTTTGATACGGTAAACAAAATAGGGGCTGGCTGGtaacaaattattaaattaacagcaagctaaaacatgtttctgaaaacatttaaggtgagaGATAGGCAATGCAGTGAAAGAATctcagtttatatttgatcagctcttCTTCTGtttgatcaatttttttttcagtcatataCAATAACAGCCCTAGAGATCTGGGCGCTTGCAAAATTGAAGAATGTTTAGTTAATCTACAAATATGACCCACACTGGTACGATACAAAGAGGGGAATGATTTGTTTCTCATCTTCCTTTATAATCAAAATGCGTTATCCCGGCTATTCCAGGAGCACTGTACAACATCATCAGAGTCCCTCCCGAGAAGACAGATGCCAAAGAAACCCTTGAGGGAGCCAAAATACTCTGCTCTATTGTGCCTGCAAACAAGTCCCATCCCTCCTACTACCACAGCTTTGGTAAGACAGCACTGGTGGATAGATCTTCATTAGTGATGTCTGTAGCTTTCATGTTGCTGCCTTTGGCTAGAAAGCCCATTAACATCCTTCTCCTGCTTCCAGCCATGTCTGAGAACTACGTGGTGTTCATTGAGCAGCCAATTAAGATGGACCTGCTGAAGATAGTCACGTGCAAGCTGAGGGGGAAGGCATTGAGCGAAGGCATCTACTGGGATCCCAAACAGGAAACCGTTTTCCATCTTGTTGACAAGCGTACTGGCGAGGTGAGATGTGATTCTGATGGTTGATTTACGCCTAATGTAGGAAATCTGATTGAAATTCTAAGGTGGTATTGGTCCTCCTGCTTCAAACCATCTAATCATGTATTCTGCACCACAGGTCAGCGCAATCAAGTACCACACCAAAGCCATCTCCACCTTCCATCAGATCAATGCCTTCGAGGAAGATGGATTCTTGATGGTCGACCTGTGCTGCGCAGACGACGGTGCAGCCATCAACAACTATCTCATCCAGAATTTACGCAAGTCGGGAGAAGCATTAGATGAGGTCAGTATGTAATTACACAAGCCAACATTCTTATCCACACAAACTCCAGCCTGAAAAACATTGCTGATATCATCTTTGCTAAGTACTTTaggaagaaaactttttcaatgttgtatttgttgccctgcaaaacaaagacaaaaagacgcACTGTAAGATAGTAATCCCGAAAATGTCTCCGTGCTGTCATTCCCAGGTGTACAACACCCTGAGCAGGCCATTGCCGAGGCGTTTTGTTCTGCCCCTTCACGTGACTAGTGACACCCCAATAGACCAGAACCTGAACACCCGGCCCTCCAGCACAGCAACGTGTGTCAAAATTGGCAAAGATAAGGTGAGTTTTAGCTTTTTAAGCATGAATTTTCTCATTTACATTCCCCTTTTAGCATAAATACAGCATTTAGTGTTCAGAAATGTGTCCTGTTCATTTTACGCTGTACAAATGACATTTAACCCCTAATaatggtggaggaagtattcagctTCTTTTCTTGAGTAGAAGACATACcctgcagtaaaaatactcacaAGTCACAAGTCTTGCTTAAGTAGTGATATAGGAAACACTTAAAATTTTATcttatagaattattattattaaagacaCTGATATTTGTTGTAGAATAGGACACAGAAACCTACTTACATGCCATATAGTCCCACTAATATGTAATAGTAATgggatttttaaatatagaaatatgatgatctttttggggggcatttatTTTCATAGGTATATATGGAGGAGGACTTGCAAAATTAACAGACAAAGCGATTCATTTCTTCTGAATGGTTTCTACAATAACTGAGTTTTAATAATACTAATTAGTTGCATTAACTGAGAATACACAGTCCCAGAGGTACAACTGCAGGCGCCATTTCTACTTCCTAATTTTTAACTAGCAGGGAAGACAGAGTTCAcatcttcaaatattttttttaaatttgtcacttacacattcatacacagtacaattattttatcttgtacaataaaaaagggaaagtgaAAGATTTTACTAAAGAAATGATCTAACAGGAGATTTCAGAGAAATTGAACAGTATGACTAATACACACCTCAGTCAGCTGAAACATTAAACCCCCGACAGGTGAAACGAATAACATTGATCACCTCATCACAACGCAATATTCTGCAGGGAAACTCTGGGTCCTGGAATTCATGTGGATGATGCTTGTTGGTCGTTTGAGTCCTGTGGGTTGGTAGGTGGGATACCAGCACCTCCCACAGATATGTGATCGGACTGGGACCTGGGAAATTTGGAGGCCAGGTTGAAGCCTTGAGCTATTTTTCATGTTCCTCTGGTCATTACTGagtagtttttgcagtgtggcatAATGCATTGTCCTGCTGGGGGTGTTATTCACCTCAAAGAGATTCAAAAGGACATGCACATCCCATAGTGGGTGCTGGATCCAAGAtaaagcaaaatgtgaaaaaatatgaaaaaatagagTTCTGCACGCCAGGGAGCTCCCCTTAAATGACTTTATTCTGCGAAAGTAAGTGATGTTTCGAGCTAAAAACCGCAGAATAGAATCCTTTAAGGGGAGCTCCCTGGTGTGCGGAcctctatttttttcacattttggtgtTATCCACTTCACCATCttgtgatttaaatgttttggctgatcgcTGTACATCACGAGCAATTTATGTCAGGTGGATTAATGATGACAGTGAATTATGAGTTATAAATGAAAGTAACTGGCTCGGGACCTGAATAGCCTGAGGGCTGAAACTCCTCCCAATCCTCTTTGTTTTGGCACTGAGACAGCCTCAGCACCTCCCTGAgtgcagcagagagaagaatatttttattgacGGAGGTCTTTAATATTCCTCTCGGCCCTCCTTCTGGTGTGCATGTCTTGACAGGCAGAGAGTTGACAACTGATGGTACACTTGGCTAAAAGTACCACCCTCTGCAGGGCCAGGTAGTCGCTCTTGGTGATGCTCTCTGTCAGGACGCACTCTATCGTGCAGTTATAGAAACTTTGAGCACGTTGAGGGGAAGTCCATAAGGTATCAGAGGTGGTAGTGACGTTGATGAACTTTCTTCACCAAGGTAATAGGTGGCACATGATAAATCCTTTGTGATGCAGACATCTAAAGCCATCCACCATCTCCACCAGGACTCAGTTTGTCCTTACAACGAATTCAAATCATCCAAATTCCATTTACAAGATCCACTGAAGCTGATGGCCCCTTAACTCATGGGggagtgtaaaaaaaaccattgaTTCTAAGTGACAATAGACAGCCGATCCACTCTTTGTGAACAGGTGTTCTGCCAACACGAGAATCTCCATGGAGATGACCTCTTTGAGTACGGTGGCCTGGAGTTCCCTCAGATCAACTATGGGAGATGCAACACACGACCCTACCGTTATTTCTACGGCTGTGGTTTCAGACACCTGGTGGGAGACTCTCTGCTCAAGATGGACCTGAAGGACAAGTCGCTCaaggttggtttgtttttaggtGTGCGCATACATCCTGCGATTTTGGCTGTATTTACCCTACATAAAATCTTCCTCCATTAATGTGAAATTAGCTTACGCAATTCTGTATTGTAAGTTATCGATACTATCCAAAAAATTTGAGCAATAAAACACTTATTCTCTTAATTTTCCCATTGACTAACAGAGGTAGAATTTAGCGCAAGATGTCATAAGAACATCTGttaacattgttgtttttgtataaaTTATCCATGTTTAATAACTATTATTAAAAAGATGTAAAGATCCTGAAACACGAAGTTGCTGTTTGCAAATGTGTGACCTCAGGTCTGGTACCAGAAGGGTTTCTTCCCGTCGGAGCCCGTGTTTGTGCCGTCACCTGATGCCACGGACGAGGACGATGGGGTCATCCTCTCTGTGATTCTCACCCCCTCACAGGTACGACTCTCATTTATTAATGGTTACACTTCCACTAATTCACTTCCCCTCTGCCTGTGGTATTATATAACAGTTACGTCACACAGAGGTCACTCGGAGAGCAAGGGAAAAGTGAGCAAAGAAGGAGCGATGGTTTGAAATGTGCACCTCTCCTTGCACACTTTCAGCCCAAACCCTTATGGATCAATCGCCAGTTGCAGGCTTAGCACTATAATGCTTTttacaaagcattaaaaataccTTCAGAGTTCAGCAAGGCGAAAGCATCTTCTGTGGGTAATTGCAA
This genomic window from Plectropomus leopardus isolate mb chromosome 13, YSFRI_Pleo_2.0, whole genome shotgun sequence contains:
- the LOC121952681 gene encoding beta,beta-carotene 9',10'-oxygenase-like isoform X1, with the protein product MPPVKLEASVDIKPVENGNAKEHVTLPLKGLETIEPLVRSVEETPEQISTEVQGTIPSWINGNLLRNGPGKFEFGDTHYNHWFDGMAMLHRFNINQGQVTYMSRFLQSDSYRKNSESDRIVVSEFGTLAMPDPCKNFFQRFLSRFEMIDSTDNASVSFVKYKGDYYVSTETNFMHRVNPENVETLGQVDWSKFIAVNGATAHPHSDPDGTTYNMGNSYGSKGALYNIIRVPPEKTDAKETLEGAKILCSIVPANKSHPSYYHSFAMSENYVVFIEQPIKMDLLKIVTCKLRGKALSEGIYWDPKQETVFHLVDKRTGEVSAIKYHTKAISTFHQINAFEEDGFLMVDLCCADDGAAINNYLIQNLRKSGEALDEVYNTLSRPLPRRFVLPLHVTSDTPIDQNLNTRPSSTATCVKIGKDKVFCQHENLHGDDLFEYGGLEFPQINYGRCNTRPYRYFYGCGFRHLVGDSLLKMDLKDKSLKVWYQKGFFPSEPVFVPSPDATDEDDGVILSVILTPSQDKGTFLLVLDAKTFEELARAYVPVNMAYGFHGTFSASA
- the LOC121952681 gene encoding beta,beta-carotene 9',10'-oxygenase-like isoform X2 translates to MPPVKLEASVDIKPVENGNAKEHVTLPLKGLETIEPLVRSVEETPEQISTEVQGTIPSWINGNLLRNGPGKFEFGDTHYNHWFDGMAMLHRFNINQGQVTYMSRFLQSDSYRKNSESDRIVVSEFGTLAMPDPCKNFFQRFLSRFEMIDSTDNASVSFVKYKGDYYVSTETNFMHRVNPENVETLGQVDWSKFIAVNGATAHPHSDPDGTTYNMGNSYGSKGALYNIIRVPPEKTDAKETLEGAKILCSIVPANKSHPSYYHSFAMSENYVVFIEQPIKMDLLKIVTCKLRGKALSEGIYWDPKQETVFHLVDKRTGEVSAIKYHTKAISTFHQINAFEEDGFLMVDLCCADDGAAINNYLIQNLRKSGEALDEVYNTLSRPLPRRFVLPLHVTSDTPIDQNLNTRPSSTATCVKIGKDKVFCQHENLHGDDLFEYGGLEFPQINYGRCNTRPYRYFYGCGFRHLVGDSLLKMDLKDKSLKVWYQKGFFPSEPVFVPSPDATDEDDGVILSVILTPSQFLHLCDPPLQGVLGGIPPRRNFWKLMS